GGAAACAAAGGGGAGGCGGGGGAAGAAGGGGAGGCTGGGCACGGTCGATCCGACAAGAGGAAGGGTGATCTAATGGGGCACAGTGGTGGGAAAGGAAGAGGAGAGGTCAGGAAGGAAGAGGGGAGGCCAGGCGGCAGGACACCGACTCTAGGAGGCAGCTGGTAGtatcaagaaagaaagaggatgcTCAGGAAGCATCGATCCGGTGCGGGGAGTTGGATCCGAGGTAGGGACGACGGTGTGAGGTAGAGGGGATGAGGTTGCGCTCCGATGGTATGGCATGGGAGAAGGGCGATCAAAGATAGGGAGCCGATGGGGGAGAAAGGGGAGTGATGGAAGGTTCTGTGAGCCCGTCGGGACTCGAGAGGATGTTTTTAGgactaattattagcgacggtaacgTTGCATcgctaaagccatcgctaataatgtatTACTTATTACTGatgatttttcatcgctaataacaaaatcaccatcactaataactatttaCACTTATTACGGTATATACTTTTTCCATCATAATAAGTTGTTGATAAATAtgcttattagcgacggctagctAACCGTGTCTAATaagctattttcttgtagtgcctATCTCCATAGATATAACATGGCAATGACTGTGACAGTGGTGGTAAGCATGGTGCCAGTAATGCCAAGTTTTTCCAGAAGAAAGGGATGCAATTGATTCCACTTTGGCAACCCTCATCTTCATCTACAATGTTGACTGGTTCTATGGTTCTTATGATCATTTGGGCTAGTGTACTTGGTGCTCTCTCACTATAAGTGGTTAATTGGTGGCGGTTGTGCTGGTCAGAAGGCTGCTTCTTCTTCCTCACATTCCCTGATGGACCAACCACTTTGCAGTGTGAAATCTTGGTGTAACTATATGTGTTATTCCGTTAGATATTATGGAGAGAACAGCGTGATATCAACTCAAGGGCCTCACTTCACCTCACTCAAGTCTAATTCCTGCATTATCATCAAATAACCATCATCACTCATGCCCACCATATATATATAATCACAACTTTCCCCAAGGCAAATGGAAGCACCTCCCCCTTTTGGTTTCAATTGCACCAGGTAACTAAAACATAGTAAATGGACATGTCTCAGAGATATTCTACCTTGTCTCAGTTGTTTGAGTGTGTCCATGCAGGAACAAAGGAATAATGCCCTAATAGAGGAGAaaatgggaagaagaaaaagggtAGGAATGGACATGAATCTCATTGTTGTTGGACTTGATCTCATCACCAATGCTCAATCTTGCTGATGGACTCATCGGTGGCATGGATCTCATTGTCATTGGAGGCCTCAGTCTCATTGAAGGAAGAGATGAGTTGGGGTCGGAGCGGTGTGAGCATGGAGAAGATGACCATGTAGAGATCTGTGCATAAACTCATTTTGAGATCTATGCCAGTATCAAGTGCATAAACTTTGAGATCTATGCCAATGGAAAAATGATAAAGTGTAGAGCATTTTGAAATCTACTGCCCCAAATTCAGAGCGTAATAGACATCATATCCCAGCAAGGCAGATCCTGCAGACATCAAAGCTATGTGAACAATAAATCTAATCATTTCATAATAGCCATGACATAATAATTTTACTCCTTGAGAGCTAATTAAATAACATTTTACAAACCTTGTTCATCGACATATAACCAAGATGATAAGAGTCATATAAACTCCAAGACAATATTGACATAATCTAGATAAAAGTCTTCACATCTAATCTGAACTACTAGAAGATCAGATGAACAGGAAAACACAACAACTAAAATTTACAAAGTCCTCACAAACTAACTAGCATGCTTCCCAAAGTTCAACAAGCAATCACAATTTAGAAtctaataaaagaagaaaaaaaagaagagtaacGAGCTACATTAACCCAATAAGTGACAAAAAACTTCAAAGTGGGTCAAAGCATGTTCACTTATAAAAAATCAAATGCATACAATTAACTAGGCAAAATCTCATGCTTATGAAATATTAGAGAATAATATTCCATTTTTTAAGTGTGCTTTCTATATAACGATACTAATTCCAACATCTAAGTATGGCCacataacctagtggcatggatcaaataatatataactgataacaaaaaataaatagcCATTATAAGAAAAAGGACCATTTGTGAGGGATTTtacgaggaaaaaagaaaaaaattcaatgaaaatttatattttcgaTGGAAATAAGGTCGTCGAAAAATCCTCCTCGAAAACTTTTTTCGAGGGATTTTTtcgagaaaatttatttttcaagggtttttttgatgaaattttttttttgaaaacttctAACAGATTTTTCGAGAATTTTTTGAGGAAATCTTTCCAAAAAATTTTTCGAGAAAAATTtttcgagagatttttcaagGAAATCTTTCCAagggattttttgaaaaaaaaattgagagattttttgaggaaaattttttgagagattttCAAGTGACTTTTCAATATTTTCGAGGAAATTATCCCTCACTAAATAGTTTTTCGAGGGAATAATCTCTCATAAAATGACTTTTCGAGAAAAAATAATCCCTCGCAAAATAtaatttgagaaaaatatttcactataatatttaaatctgaCCATTAAAATGAACCTGAAAtatcctattttttttaatacacctgatcatatataaataatctctATAACAACAAATCATATTCATAAATATAACATATTAATCCTAATAGAAAATCATAATCATCACAAATATCATCCTTCTCATATATCTAAGTTCATAAATAAAAAAGTTCCACaaatatcatcatcctcatcataTCCATGTCCATAACTAAAAAAAGGTATCCACAAgtatcatcatcctcatcataTCCAAGTCCATAACAAAAAAAAGTATGACAAGCATCATCATCCCAAGCAtagcaaaaaaagaaaatcataagtgaccatcctcctcctcctgatcattatcatcatcatcacaaTCATCACCATTTGCAGGGTAGCAGTTGGAAGCGATGCTAAATTGTGGATGAAGCTTGCACTAAGATAGATGGATTGACCTACATCTTCTTCATCGTAAGGTGCATGAACTCCTCCATACAAAAAATATGAGCAGATAAGTCACTATTTTGGATGGCTAATTCATTATTTTGGACTGCTAATTGACTATTCTGAACAGCTAACTCCTCATTTGAGCAGATACAGTCCCAAACATACCATAAATCTTCTCTCACTCGTAAATCCACTCCTTAGGGACTCGTAAAAATGTGCAGTCAAAAAATGAGGAGCCTATCAGCAAGCTAGCTTATGATCCAAGTCCATAAATCCATCTCTTGTTTCCTCCATTGTTTCTTTCCATATATGCATCATGGATGACTGAGGCTGCTATTGTGATGATTCTGCACCATCCTCTCCGGTCGAGCTTTGACTTGATTGCACTTCTTGCCACTTCTGTGTAAAATTAATCTGCAAAAAAATTAGATACAATAAGTAAACATACAAATAGTATAAATATgtgaattaatgtaaaattttttgaatacttTACATATGCCGTCTCTGTTagagatggcaatgggtaggtttggatcggatattgtactaccatcttcaaatctgaatttaaTACCCTAAaccaaaccctacccgatacccgATCGGGTAACAAAATAGATACCCATGCCCATATCCAATGGGTTCGAGATACCCACGAGTAATCTAGTtctccatacccaatccatacctgccccatgcctatcccatatccaaaaaaaataaacaatcaaaataattttatgcatattatcaatcaaaataaaattatcaattcaatatagaatataatttataaatctagatttatagaaatcaaacatagaaatagaattacaattcaacatagaacatataaataatcaaaataaatttatgcatattatcaaccaagacagaattatcaaaatagaattataaatatatatattcgagTATAGGTTTGGGTATTACCCATACCCATAGGTTCGGATTGGATTCGGATTCAGATTTGAGTAGAAAATAGTACTACCCATACCCTACCTATACCCATGCTATAGTTTTCGGATTTTACCCAAACCCAATCAAATCTTATTTTTTggatttgatcggatttggataggatgcatacccatcgggtcgggtcGATTTTACCATCCCTAGTCTCTGCTCTTTTATTCACCCATTGAGTGCCATCCTTTTTCTTTTGATGGGTGTGTTTGAAGAGCTCATCTAATATAGATATCCGATCCAACTACTGCATCTAAATTTTACAACACAAACAACATTagcaattttaaaaataaaattatattattaacaaTATAAAGTGGATAAAGAATATATATgcattaataataaataaaaaattgtatCATAAAGAATAAACTAATGTCAATCTTGTCATATGGTCGTTAATGCTAATGGAACCACCAATGTAAAGTGAAAAGCCCAATCCACTGCAATCAGATGCgcgattcttcttgttcttctgatTTTTGGCTTTGAACTCATCACTATCTCGATATTTCCATAGCTCCCACCATACACCCTCCCCAATCCAATCTAGCTTGCAGTTACAATTTTCATAAGTCTTGTTAAAAATGTTAGTAAGATGATTTAAACTATGATACTCTCAATTCCTTCGGATATACTACTCATCCTCTGGATCCCATTaaattttttctaccaaaaagaaaaaaaaagttcggTATCAATAAAATATATAGATACTTTTTAACTCAAATAAAAGCAAACAAAGGTACCCAATAAACTTAAAAAATATTCTTGCCTCAAATTCATGAAACATCATGTCTCGTTTCCTCTTTGAAATCTTCTTTTATGAAGAGTAAAGACCATTGTACTTTCTCTTAAGAATTTCAATCAAAGCAGGGATCACCATATGGTCGTCATCGAAACTGTACAAATTAACAACAGTCAAGTAATTATGTATATTCATTTCAACTGAATAAAATAGTGCAATAaactaaatattatataattttattcataACCACTTGGAATTAACGTTGCCCTCTCTGATGTCTGCCTATGCAAGCCCCCTGGCTAGAAGTTGTAGTGGCAGGAGTGTGCATATGTTGGATAGATGGTGACTGCCTAGGTGGGACCACAGTGTGGGAAAAGAAGGGCTGTAAGTATGGCTAGGTGTGTGTGGCATAATATTTGTATATTGAAAATAAAGTGATGGATATGTAGAAAATGATGGTGGCATTGTGGAGGAAGGGGTAGGGTAAAAGTGGTAGGAATGGAAGGTGGAATGAAACCAGAATATGGTAGTTGAGTAGTAAAAGCCCCTGAGATCATAGTAGGGAGATGTGGTGGAATAGAAGGAAAAGGATGTGGCACGGTGGAAGAGAGTGGTGTAATGGGAGAGAAAGAGGGTGTCACAGTGGTAGAAGGCAGTGAATGAAGCATCTGGAGGGCCATGATGGTTATGGGTGATGGTAAGTCTGTGATGGTTGTGGTGGTTGTACGAGTCTTCTTTGATCGAGAGGTAGAtaactttttcttttccttccatgAACTCGATCTGAAGATGACATCTGTAAATGCACAACAATGTaaatataaaacaaaataaatatcaaatattgattataacaatcaaaatataaaataaaaatttatatcataattactggcaaaaaaaataaaaaaattacctagaagcataaattttatatcatcattactcatcatcatcctcattgtCATGTTCATATTTTTCATTGCTTTCTAAATCATTTTCATTAGTGAaatatttttcttcctcttcttcttcaacttcatcttctttttcttcatcgtCAATAGTGCCTTCAAGATATGCATCAATTTTCTCAAATAATCTCTCACTGTCTCATAAAATTTTACTGAGTCATTATCATCTATTGTATTGACTCAAGACATCTCTTCATCTTGAAAAGCAAGCTCCAAGATGTGGTCATTATCTGTTAGATCTCTCGATCTTATCTTGATGACCACCCACCAATCTATCTTATCTCTTATCCTTCCAGGATAAGgtaaataattaatacacttgcACCATGTATTGGGGAAGAATGAATGGATCAAACTTTAGATACCTTCTATTATGTCGAATCTCAACAATATCATATTATTTGTGTACTTTCATCCCCCGATTTATGATAGGATCAAACTATTCATAGTAAAATATCACCATCCTTTTATCACCTTGTTCAAGATACTGTAACTCCATCACCTCCTTAAGAATACCATATAAATCACTTTCACTATCACCATATCCTCTGCCTTTTACACATACTCCACTATTGATTGTTTTTGCCCTTACTGTATGCATCTGTGTAGAATTTGAATCCACCAATGAAATACATGGGCTATGTTTTTACCACTCTCATGGGACCCCAGGCTAAGTCATTCAAGTATTGATTTCATATCATACTACATGGATTATGCACCTAATCATAAATTGCAAAAACAATGTATTAGTACATATGTTTCAGATGAACAAAAAATTTCTATTGGCACAAGCAGGAGTTAAAGCTTCCATAATCTTGAAACCATAATGCAAATGAAGCCTCAATCCTTGTATCTATCTGAGCATTACTAAGACATCCAGGAGTAGAAGCATATACATACTGCACAAACATACTAAACTACCATGTTGTATTCGTTTCGATAGATTTATTAATTGAGTATAAAGTTCTGTGTGGAGTTAAGGAGGATTCAATACTTAAGATATGGCTTCACTTCATCACAGTTTAACAATACATGTAATGTTGCAGTAGTAAGCTCCGCATCATTCAAATACCGAGTTCTACACTAACCAGATAGGCGGCCAAAGTTACTAAATATTGAAAGAGTTGGTTGGCGCCTTATTtcatactcttctctatcatcatTTTGATTAGCTCTAGTGCCCATAGGATGTACGTGAGGCTCAAAATAATACGAATAGAAATAAGATGTCTCCTGTGCTAAGTATGCCTCATATATAAAGCCTTCAAGGCGAGCTTTATTCTTAaccatttttttcaatttattaaaGAACCTAAGAACAAAGCATTGTATGTTAGTCCATGTGATATGAAAGATTATGTGgataaatatttgaaataaatataaaaatattattctttaccTCTTAAAGAGATACATCCATCTGTATCGAACAGGTCCACCAACTCATGCTTCATATGGTAGGTGAATAGGTAAATGTTTCATTGAGTCAAAAAAACTAGATggaaatatatgttccaacttacATAAGATAATAGGGATATTGTGTTCCATTTGTACTAAATCCTCCTCCCACAGCACAGTTGAGCATAAGTCTCTAAAGAATATACTCAACTCGATAAGAGGCTTCCATATTGGTTCCGGTAATACTCTAAATGCAATGGGCAACAAGCAATCCATAAATATATGGCAATCATAACTCTTCATCCCAAATAACTTGCTTTCATTTATATCCACACATCTACCCAGATTTGAAGCATATCCATCGAGCAGTTTCAACCCTTTTATCCATTCACAAATAACTCTTTTTTGGTCTAATGTGAAGCTAAAATTAGCTTTTGGTTTCACCACCTTCCATTAGGTAACTCATAGAGCTCTAAATCTCATCACCTACAATACTCTTTCAAGTTGAATATCAGTACTCATAGTTGGCTCATATTCTTCATGTTTTGTTCAATACTAATAGTCAGGTTTGAAATCTTTTTCCAAAAGATGTACTTTTACTTCCTCTACTGTGAGATACTTTATGTTTTTACACTTGAAATAAGAACACCTAATTTTTTCCTCACTCAAAAATATAGATTGTTGGCATGTAAAGTGAATAAACCATTCTATCCGTATTAGAAACTCATCTGTATAACTCTTTTGGTTCAATAAAAATCTATTATACATTCAACTACGATAATCATGAATGTCCATACTCTGTCAAAAATATAACACATAAGATAATCAATaacaaatatataaaatatgataaaaataagataataatatagttttttaatttttaagaaagaatAATTTAACTTTGCGAATGATACTATTAtttatggcataatttttttttttttttgcaaagcaGATCCTATTGGGCAGTGGTTAAAAGGCTCGtgaaagagatagagagagagacacaCGCATAGCACAGAGAGCGGGGGAGGGGAAGGTGGCCTAGCTCCTCCTATCCTGTTCTCTCTTCCACCATTTGAAGAAGAAGGTGAAGtgggagagagacagagagagagatacACACACAGCGGCGAAGtgggagagagacagagagagagacacacacacatcACAGAGAGTTGGGGAGGGGAATGCGGTCTCCTCCTGTCCTCTTCTCTCTTCCGCCATTTGAAGAAGAAGGCGGAGAGAAAAATAGGAGGAAGAAGGAGAACAAGATACCTTGGGATTGCGGGGAGATGGAGGTGTTGGTCTGCACGGTGGGGTGGCGAGGGTACGGGCCGCACGACGAGGTGGCACAGCCGGGTGGCGTGGCGAGGCGGCGTGGTGGCACGGCGAGGGCACAGGCCGCACGGCAAGGCGGTGTGGCCACGGTATGGCCGCATGGCAAGGCGGCATGGCGAGGCAGCATGGCAAGGTAGCGACGGATGAGGTTGATGGGAACGGTGAGGGTGCTGGCGGCGGCGAGATTACGGAAGATCAAACCTAGGGCATGGGACGGGAAGGAAGAGGAAGGGATTTGGGGTGTCACGAATGAGGGCGTGGGCGGTGGGGCTGGCCTGTCACGAACGAGAGCATAGGTGGTGAGGCGAGTTCTAGAATTTGGGATTAGCGGGATGGCCATGGATTCAATGTTAAGTGGCTGGGCTGAGCCACTTAaccaattaaaataaaatcagatatatcttacaatatatattaatatatattataatttaaaatataaaattaatataatatataaatatttgagtagGATATGTGAGCTTTCTAATCGAGTATTTTGCTTTTTGAGCACGATTCAAAAAACTAATTGAGCTACTTGAGCTCAATTTGAGATCGATATCAGTCGAGTCGAACTGAGTTTGAATAAAAGTTGAGCTCGAATAGCTTATAATAGCTTGACTCATTTACAgctctaatcaaaatatatatatatatatataatttaaaattatcgaaaGCATCTTTTGAACCCCAGAACAGTAATTGTCAAATAAGCCTAAATTCCATATAGTGACATCGTGGTGTTCCCCATAGATCCCAAACCCGCCAGGTCGACCCTacttattatacatatatataataaagaTATGTAAGtcatattcaataatcaatatacATTATTTTCTAGCTATTAATTATGTATATATAATCAAGATATGtaatagttaattaatataaGAATATACTAGCAGTTAAGAGGTAAGAATATGGTAGATAATTAATTTATCGGCAATTCCTTGGAGATTCCCttagaaaattatttaaaaaataatttattagcaATACCTAGGCAAAATCTCTTGGAAAaccattaaaataaataatttttgaaatcccCAGAAAAGTCCTTGGAAAaccatttaaataaataatttattggtGTTCCCTCGAAAAATTCCTTAAAAAccatttaatttttatgatttttaatgcaatgaaatagtcaaaatttaattctaaTGCATTGACTAAATAAAAAGCCACCGATAGTGGTAGTCTTATAAAGATATCCATCAAGTGTACTTTTACTGCTTGACATGCTTTTATATTCGTAAAAATGAAAATTAACTTTATTATATAACTTTCAATATGTAATGATAAAATGATAAGAAACTGGCTATGAATAACAAAAAATTGATTCGTTTAGTATATATAGTAATAGTAATtagtataaaataattaataaataaaataaaagtaattacataaaaaaatttgaatccaattcaactcAACCCAACTTATCTGAATCGGAGACAATAAAAGCATCAAAATCCAAATCTGAATCCTCCTGATCAACCCTACTTCAATAATAATTAAGATGTGTAAGgcatattcaataatcaatatacATTACTTTTTAgctgttaattatatatatataatcaagatATGTAAAAGTTAATAAATATTAAGAGCATACTAGATAGTTAAGAGTTAAGAATATACTAAATAATTAATTCATTAGCAATCCCTCGGAGATTTCCATGaaaatcatttaaaaaataatttattgacaATCCCTCGATAAAATCCCTCGAAAAACCattagaataaataattttttgaaatccctCGAAAAAGCTCTTGGAAAaccatttaaataaataatttattggtGTTCCCTTAGAAAATTTCTTGGAGAActgtttaaataaataattttttgatatctatcaaaaaatcccatgaaaaattgatataaaaaataacttaTTTAGAATCCTTAGAAAAATCCCTTGGAAAAAATATgtgaaataatttatttaaaatcgcTCAAAATGTCCTTGAGAAACTGATTTTTCGAGGATTTTTTCAAGggacttgtttaatcaaaatcttATAGAAAGAACATTTGTAAGGAAAGAACCCTTAAAAAATCCTTCGATAATTATTTTTGTGAGGGATTTTTTaaacaaatatttttcatcaaaattttttcactagGAACTTATTTATGAGAGAAAATCTCTTGAAAAATTCCTCGCAAAAATAATTTcctaagaatttttttgagggaatatttttcattaaaatttttcattaagaacTCATTTATGAGGATACATTTCCTAAGCAAAttccttgaaaattatttttttgaggaatatttttcaccaaaatttttcactaagaatcatttatgagaaaaattttcaaaaaatcacTCACAAAAATaacttctaaaaatattttatagaaatatttttcatcaaaatttttctttaagaACTCATTTATGAGGGACAAATCCGTCAGAACATCccttgcaaaaataatttttgagagattttttgaggaaatatttttcatcaaaattttttaactaagaacttatttatgagaaaaaaattttcaaaattttctcacaaaaataattttaaaaggatTTTTCGagagaatatttttcatcaaaattttttcatgagaactcatttataAGGGAACAATCCCTTGGCAAATTtcttgcaaaaataattttttagtgattttttaagaaaatattttttatcaaaattttttaaataagaactcatttatgagaaaaaaatcttttgaaattttttcataaaaataatttcaaagaGATTTTTCgagaaatatttttcatcaaaatttttttcctaaaaactCATTTGTTTGAGAACAATCCCTCAAAAAATTgctcacaaaaataatttttgagagattttatgagaaaatatttttcatcaaaattttttgactaagactTACTTATGAGGAAAAAATCCctcacaaaaataattttaaaaatttttttgaggaaatatttttgatcaaaatttttctccTAAGAACTCATTTGTAAGAGAGAAATTCCCTGAAAAATCCCTCACAAATTATTTTTGTGAAAGATTttccaagaaaaattttttccttgaaaaattttggtagttagtatttttttctgaaaaatccTTCGAAATTGCGAGGGATTTTTTTTCCTTGATAAATTCTATCGATAAATCACCTTTTTGTAGTGGTGAGTGGATCCTTAAAAAACTACTATTTTAATTATCAGTGGTACAATATTGAAATTAGTTTCTCATGTTACAACTCGATAAGACCAACATATAATTACCATTGGTAGGGCTACGATAGATCATAGCAATGTTGAatatatacaaaaatattttcacaatTTATCCAATCAAATTCTTCAAAACCATTACTTAAATTGGATTATATATCCAAATTAACTTATCTATAGAAAGATCAAAATACATATCTTATTCTCATATTGTTTCCAAGATAAATCATAATATACTTGACCATTCTTAGGACTTTTTGCATAC
This genomic window from Elaeis guineensis isolate ETL-2024a chromosome 13, EG11, whole genome shotgun sequence contains:
- the LOC140853157 gene encoding uncharacterized protein, whose protein sequence is MAIPLIPNSRTRLTTYALVRDRPAPPPTPSFVTPQIPSSSFPSHALGLIFRNLAAASTLTVPINLIRRYLAMLPRHAALPCGHTVATPPCRAACALAVPPRRLATPPGCATSSCGPYPRHPTVQTNTSISPQSQGSALLGYDVYYALNLGQ